One Ahaetulla prasina isolate Xishuangbanna chromosome 1, ASM2864084v1, whole genome shotgun sequence DNA window includes the following coding sequences:
- the NENF gene encoding neudesin, which produces MACRLALALLALTVAGPQEAPGEQELRFKPPPSQRPVRLFTEDELARYDGRQEDEPIYIAVKGVVFDVTSGKEFYGKGAPYNALAGKDSTRSVAKMSLDPVDLTYDTTGLTEEQLRSLDETFSNVYKTKYPIVGYTARRILNEDGSPNPNFKPEDQPHFTIKDEF; this is translated from the exons ATGGCCTGCCGCCTGGCTCTGGCCCTGCTAGCCTTGACCGTCGCGGGCCCTCAGGAGGCGCCAGGCGAGCAGGAGCTCCGCTTCAAGCCGCCCCCCTCGCAGAGGCCGGTGCGGCTCTTCACGGAAGACGAGCTAGCCAGGTACGACGGACGGCAG GAGGATGAACCTATTTATATAGCTGTGAAAGGTGTGGTGTTTGATGTCACTTCTGGAAAAG AATTTTATGGGAAAGGAGCACCATACAATGCACTAGCTGGCAAAGATTCAACCCGAAGTGTTGCAAAAATGTCCCTTGATCCAGTAGATCTCACTTATGATACA ACGGGACTCACAGAAGAGCAGTTGCGATCTCTGGATGAGACCTTTAGTAACGTTTACAAGACCAAATATCCTATTGTTGGCTACACTGCCCGAAGAATTCTCAATGAAGATGGCAGTCCTAACCCAAACTTTAAACCTGAAGATCAGCCACATTTTACTATTAAGGATGAGTTTTAA